From Polyodon spathula isolate WHYD16114869_AA chromosome 24, ASM1765450v1, whole genome shotgun sequence, one genomic window encodes:
- the LOC121299324 gene encoding AP-3 complex subunit beta-2-like isoform X4, whose protein sequence is MRKAEAMSASSAYNDEKGASSNIGEPEYGHDPASGGIFSSDYKRHDDLKEMLDSNKDSLKLEAMKRIVAMIARGKNASDLFPAVVKNVACKNIEVKKLVYVYLVRYAEEQQDLALLSISTFQRGLKDPNQLIRASALRVLSSIRVTIIVPIMMLAIKEAASDMSPYVRKTAAHAIPKLYSLDPDQKDQLIEVIEKLLADKTTLVAGSVVMAFEEVCPERIDLIHKNYRKLCNLLIDVEEWGQVVIINMLTRYARTQFLNPNHNESLLEESAEKAFYGSDEEETEEKDEKEEVAALAKRKAYVMDPDHRLLLRNTKPLLQSRNAAVVMAVAQLYFHLAPKAEVGVIAKAQVRLMRSHSEVQYVVLQNVATMSIKRRGMFEPYLKSFYIRSTDPTQIKVLKLEVLTNLANETNISTILREFQTYIKSMDKDFVAASIQAIGRCATNIGEVRDTCLNGLVQLLSNRDELVVAESVVVIKKLLQMQPAQHSDIIKHMAKLTDSIQVPMARASILWLIGEYCEHVPKIAPDVLRKMAKSFTNEEDIVKLQIINLAAKLYLTNSKQTKLLTQYVLNLAKYDQNYDIRDRARFIRQLIVPTEKSGVLSKYAKKLFLALKPAPVFESPFKDRDHFQLGSLSHLLNAKATGYQELPAWPDVAPDPSVRNVEVPEWTKCSSREKRKEKVEKPFYSDSEGESGPTESADSESELPSELESGGGSGSEEGGSGSGSEESDEGSESGKEKKKKPEKIKVRKTLPESAESEHSGEEEKSVRKRKERKASSESSSEEEEESSSESSSSESESEEESESEPETKKKKKITLSKPAPKEPKNEVSLLDLDDFIPTPSPQMTPINNIVSNSLANDLQGLSFTDSSLSPTMISPSFSSVKTYELLHRITGEGLAVEYCFSRQPCSLDPHMVAVQIQFSNNTDTEAKSLRIQEPKLMSGMRMQEFPEIEVLAPGETVTVSMGIDFCDSTQAANFQLCTQTRKFYVSIQPPVGELMMPVFMSENEFKKEQVQLIKLSMGHLMGMNEINEKLTLGEKCQSDHAIVQRVTSAANLSRVPCGSDREYRFAAKTVTSGSLVLVTVVTKEGKAAQLTVNCEKMVIGTMLVKDILQALSQ, encoded by the exons ATGATTGCCAGAGGAAAGAATGCTTCAGACCTGTTTCCGGCAGTTGTCAAGAACGTGGCCTGCAAAAACATTGAG GTGAAGAAGCTAGTGTATGTGTACCTGGTCCGGTATGCAGAGGAACAGCAAGACCTGGCGCTGCTCTCCATCTCCACCTTCCAGAGGGGGTTAAAG GACCCCAACCAGCTGATCCGAGCCAGTGCACTGCGAGTTCTCTCCAGTATTAGGGTCACCATTATCGTTCCCATCATGATGCTGGCCATCAAGGAAGCAGCGTCCGACATGTCCCCCTACGTTCGCAAGACAGCCGCCCACGCCATCCCCAAACTCTACAG tTTGGACCCAGATCAGAAGGACCAGTTGATTGAAGTTATTGAGAAGCTCTTGGCAGACAAAACAACG CTggtagcaggcagtgttgtgaTGGCGTTCGAGGAGGTCTGCCCCGAGCGGATCGATCTCATTCACAAGAACTATCGCAAGCTGTGTAACCTGCTCATTGACGTCGAGGAGTGGGGCCAGGTGGTGATCATCAACATGCTGACCCGCTACGCCAGGACCCAGTTCCTCAACCCTAACCACAAC GAGTCGCTGCTGGAGGAGAGCGCAGAGAAGGCGTTCTACGGCTCTGATGAGGAGGAGACGGAGGAGAAGGATGAGAAGGAGGAGGTGGCTGCCCTGGCCAAGAGGAAGGCCTATGTGATGGACCCTGACCATCGGTTGCTCCTGCGCAACACCAAGCCCCTGCTGCAGAGCAGGAACGCAGCG GTGGTGATGGCGGTCGCTCAGCTCTACTTCCACCTGGCTCCAAAAGCTGAGGTTGGTGTGATCGCGAAAGCCCAGGTGCGCCTGATGAGGAGCCACAG TGAGGTCCAGTATGTTGTTCTTCAGAATGTGGCAACCATGTCTATCAAGCGCAGG GGAATGTTTGAGCCATACCTGAAGAGCTTTTACATCCGGTCTACAGACCCTACCCAGATCAAAGTGCTCAAG TTGGAGGTTTTGACCAACCTGGCGAATGAAACTAACATCTCCACCATCCTAAGGGAATTTCAG ACCTACATTAAGAGCATGGACAAGGACTTTGTCGCCGCTTCCATCCAAGCCATTGGTCGCTGTGCCACCAACATCGGAGAGGTGCGGGACACCTGCCTGAATGGACTGGTGCAGCTGCTCTCAAACCGGGACG AGCTGGTGGTTGCAGAGTCAGTGGTGGTGATTAAGAAGCTGCTGCAGATGCAGCCTGCTCAGCACAGTGACATCATCAAGCACATGGCTAAACTAACTGACAGCATCCAG GTCCCTATGGCTCGGGCCAGCATCCTGTGGCTCATAGGGGAATACTGCGAACACGTTCCCAAGATCGCCCCCGACGTGCTGAGGAAGATGGCAAAGTCCTTCACCAACGAGGAAGACATCGTCAAGCTGCAGATCATCAACCTGGCTGCCAAGCTGTACCTGACCAACTCCAAACAG ACCAAACTCTTGACCCAGTATGTTCTCAACTTGGCCAAGTACGACCAGAACTATGACATCAGAGACCGAGCGCGCTTCATCCGCCAACTGATCGTCCCCACAGAGAAGAGCGGGGTCCTCAGCAAGTACGCCAAGAAGCTGTTCCTGGCCCTGAAGCCAGCGCCTGTCTTTGAGTCACCTTTTAAAG ACCGGGACCACTTCCAGCTTGGCTCACTGTCCCACCTGTTGAACGCCAAGGCCACCGGCTATCAAGAGCTGCCCGCCTGGCCAGACGTGGCCCCCGACCCATCAGTGCGCAACGTGGAG GTTCCTGAATGGACCAAGTGCAGCAGCCGTGAGAAGCGCAAGGAGAAAGTGGAGAAGCCATTCTACTCTGATTCTGAGGGAGAGTCTGGACCCACTGAATCTGCAGACAGCG AGTCGGAGCTGCCAAGTGAGTTGgagagtggaggtgggagtgggaGCGAGGAGGGCGGCTCTGGATCGGGTAGCGAGGAGAGTGACGAAGGCTCTGAGTCTGGGAAAGAGAAAAAGAAGAAGCCTGAAAAGATCAAAGTCAGGAAGACCCTACCGGAGAGCGCAGAAAG CGAGCACAGCGGAGAGGAGGAGAAGAGCGTgaggaagaggaaggagaggAAAGCTAGCTCTGAGTCTTCatctgaggaagaggaggagagctCTTCTGAAAGCAGCTCGTCCGAGTCCGAGTCGGAAGAGGAATCGGAGTCTGAGCCTGagaccaagaagaagaagaag ATCACACTTTCCAAACCGGCTCCTAAAGAACCCAAAAATGAGGTCTCCCTCCTTGACTTGGATGACT TCATCCCCACCCCATCCCCTCAGATGACCCCCATCAACAACATTGTGTCCAACAGCCTGGCCAATGACTTGCAAGGGCTGTCCTTTACTGACAGCTCCCTCTCCCCGACG ATGATCAGCCCCTCGTTCAGCTCCGTGAAAACCTACGAGCTTCTGCACCGCATCACCGGGGAGGGCCTGGCGGTGGAGTACTGCTTCAGCCGCCAGCCCTGCAGCCTCGACCCGCACATGGTGGCAGTGCAGATCCAGTTCAGCAACAACACAGACACCGAGGCCAAGAGCCTGCGCATCCAGGAGCCCAAACTCATGTCAGGCATGAGGATGCAGGAGTTCCCTGAGATCG AGGTTCTGGCTCCTGGTGAAACAGTCACTGTCAGCATGGGAATTGATTTCTGTGACTCCACGCAGGCTGCCAACTTCCAGCTGTG CACCCAAACCCGCAAATTCTATGTCTCAATCCAGCCACCAGTGGGTGAGCTGATGATGCCTGTGTTCATGAGTGAAAATGAGTTCAAGAAAGAGCAAG TGCAGCTAATAAAGTTGAGTATGG GTCATCTGATGGGAATGAATGAGATTAATGAGAAGCTGACTCTGGGAGAGAAATGCCAGAGTGACCACGCCATCGTCCAGAGAGTGACCTCGGCCGCCAACCTGAGCAGGGTGCCCTGCGGGTCTGACAGAGAGTACAG ATTTGCTGCTAAGACGGTGACCAGTGGCAGCCTAGTGTTGGTTACCGTGGTGACGAAAGAGGGCAAGGCGGCCCAGCTGACAGTGAACTGTGAGAAGATGGTGATTGGCACCATGCTGGTGAAGGACATTCTTCAGGCTCTGTCACAGTGA
- the LOC121299324 gene encoding AP-3 complex subunit beta-2-like isoform X5: protein MRKAEAMSASSAYNDEKGASSNIGEPEYGHDPASGGIFSSDYKRHDDLKEMLDSNKDSLKLEAMKRIVAMIARGKNASDLFPAVVKNVACKNIEVKKLVYVYLVRYAEEQQDLALLSISTFQRGLKDPNQLIRASALRVLSSIRVTIIVPIMMLAIKEAASDMSPYVRKTAAHAIPKLYSLDPDQKDQLIEVIEKLLADKTTLVAGSVVMAFEEVCPERIDLIHKNYRKLCNLLIDVEEWGQVVIINMLTRYARTQFLNPNHNESLLEESAEKAFYGSDEEETEEKDEKEEVAALAKRKAYVMDPDHRLLLRNTKPLLQSRNAAVVMAVAQLYFHLAPKAEVGVIAKAQVRLMRSHSEVQYVVLQNVATMSIKRRGMFEPYLKSFYIRSTDPTQIKVLKLEVLTNLANETNISTILREFQTYIKSMDKDFVAASIQAIGRCATNIGEVRDTCLNGLVQLLSNRDELVVAESVVVIKKLLQMQPAQHSDIIKHMAKLTDSIQVPMARASILWLIGEYCEHVPKIAPDVLRKMAKSFTNEEDIVKLQIINLAAKLYLTNSKQTKLLTQYVLNLAKYDQNYDIRDRARFIRQLIVPTEKSGVLSKYAKKLFLALKPAPVFESPFKDRDHFQLGSLSHLLNAKATGYQELPAWPDVAPDPSVRNVELDEVISPSEGRIGLLGDWREVPEWTKCSSREKRKEKVEKPFYSDSEGESGPTESADSESELPSELESGGGSGSEEGGSGSGSEESDEGSESGKEKKKKPEKIKVRKTLPESAESEHSGEEEKSVRKRKERKASSESSSEEEEESSSESSSSESESEEESESEPETKKKKKITLSKPAPKEPKNEVSLLDLDDFIPTPSPQMTPINNIVSNSLANDLQGLSFTDSSLSPTMISPSFSSVKTYELLHRITGEGLAVEYCFSRQPCSLDPHMVAVQIQFSNNTDTEAKSLRIQEPKLMSGMRMQEFPEIEVLAPGETVTVSMGIDFCDSTQAANFQLCTQTRKFYVSIQPPVGELMMPVFMSENEFKKEQGHLMGMNEINEKLTLGEKCQSDHAIVQRVTSAANLSRVPCGSDREYRFAAKTVTSGSLVLVTVVTKEGKAAQLTVNCEKMVIGTMLVKDILQALSQ from the exons ATGATTGCCAGAGGAAAGAATGCTTCAGACCTGTTTCCGGCAGTTGTCAAGAACGTGGCCTGCAAAAACATTGAG GTGAAGAAGCTAGTGTATGTGTACCTGGTCCGGTATGCAGAGGAACAGCAAGACCTGGCGCTGCTCTCCATCTCCACCTTCCAGAGGGGGTTAAAG GACCCCAACCAGCTGATCCGAGCCAGTGCACTGCGAGTTCTCTCCAGTATTAGGGTCACCATTATCGTTCCCATCATGATGCTGGCCATCAAGGAAGCAGCGTCCGACATGTCCCCCTACGTTCGCAAGACAGCCGCCCACGCCATCCCCAAACTCTACAG tTTGGACCCAGATCAGAAGGACCAGTTGATTGAAGTTATTGAGAAGCTCTTGGCAGACAAAACAACG CTggtagcaggcagtgttgtgaTGGCGTTCGAGGAGGTCTGCCCCGAGCGGATCGATCTCATTCACAAGAACTATCGCAAGCTGTGTAACCTGCTCATTGACGTCGAGGAGTGGGGCCAGGTGGTGATCATCAACATGCTGACCCGCTACGCCAGGACCCAGTTCCTCAACCCTAACCACAAC GAGTCGCTGCTGGAGGAGAGCGCAGAGAAGGCGTTCTACGGCTCTGATGAGGAGGAGACGGAGGAGAAGGATGAGAAGGAGGAGGTGGCTGCCCTGGCCAAGAGGAAGGCCTATGTGATGGACCCTGACCATCGGTTGCTCCTGCGCAACACCAAGCCCCTGCTGCAGAGCAGGAACGCAGCG GTGGTGATGGCGGTCGCTCAGCTCTACTTCCACCTGGCTCCAAAAGCTGAGGTTGGTGTGATCGCGAAAGCCCAGGTGCGCCTGATGAGGAGCCACAG TGAGGTCCAGTATGTTGTTCTTCAGAATGTGGCAACCATGTCTATCAAGCGCAGG GGAATGTTTGAGCCATACCTGAAGAGCTTTTACATCCGGTCTACAGACCCTACCCAGATCAAAGTGCTCAAG TTGGAGGTTTTGACCAACCTGGCGAATGAAACTAACATCTCCACCATCCTAAGGGAATTTCAG ACCTACATTAAGAGCATGGACAAGGACTTTGTCGCCGCTTCCATCCAAGCCATTGGTCGCTGTGCCACCAACATCGGAGAGGTGCGGGACACCTGCCTGAATGGACTGGTGCAGCTGCTCTCAAACCGGGACG AGCTGGTGGTTGCAGAGTCAGTGGTGGTGATTAAGAAGCTGCTGCAGATGCAGCCTGCTCAGCACAGTGACATCATCAAGCACATGGCTAAACTAACTGACAGCATCCAG GTCCCTATGGCTCGGGCCAGCATCCTGTGGCTCATAGGGGAATACTGCGAACACGTTCCCAAGATCGCCCCCGACGTGCTGAGGAAGATGGCAAAGTCCTTCACCAACGAGGAAGACATCGTCAAGCTGCAGATCATCAACCTGGCTGCCAAGCTGTACCTGACCAACTCCAAACAG ACCAAACTCTTGACCCAGTATGTTCTCAACTTGGCCAAGTACGACCAGAACTATGACATCAGAGACCGAGCGCGCTTCATCCGCCAACTGATCGTCCCCACAGAGAAGAGCGGGGTCCTCAGCAAGTACGCCAAGAAGCTGTTCCTGGCCCTGAAGCCAGCGCCTGTCTTTGAGTCACCTTTTAAAG ACCGGGACCACTTCCAGCTTGGCTCACTGTCCCACCTGTTGAACGCCAAGGCCACCGGCTATCAAGAGCTGCCCGCCTGGCCAGACGTGGCCCCCGACCCATCAGTGCGCAACGTGGAG CTAGATGAAGTGATCTCGCCGAGCGAGGGACGGATCGGCTTGTTAGGAGACTGGCGAGAG GTTCCTGAATGGACCAAGTGCAGCAGCCGTGAGAAGCGCAAGGAGAAAGTGGAGAAGCCATTCTACTCTGATTCTGAGGGAGAGTCTGGACCCACTGAATCTGCAGACAGCG AGTCGGAGCTGCCAAGTGAGTTGgagagtggaggtgggagtgggaGCGAGGAGGGCGGCTCTGGATCGGGTAGCGAGGAGAGTGACGAAGGCTCTGAGTCTGGGAAAGAGAAAAAGAAGAAGCCTGAAAAGATCAAAGTCAGGAAGACCCTACCGGAGAGCGCAGAAAG CGAGCACAGCGGAGAGGAGGAGAAGAGCGTgaggaagaggaaggagaggAAAGCTAGCTCTGAGTCTTCatctgaggaagaggaggagagctCTTCTGAAAGCAGCTCGTCCGAGTCCGAGTCGGAAGAGGAATCGGAGTCTGAGCCTGagaccaagaagaagaagaag ATCACACTTTCCAAACCGGCTCCTAAAGAACCCAAAAATGAGGTCTCCCTCCTTGACTTGGATGACT TCATCCCCACCCCATCCCCTCAGATGACCCCCATCAACAACATTGTGTCCAACAGCCTGGCCAATGACTTGCAAGGGCTGTCCTTTACTGACAGCTCCCTCTCCCCGACG ATGATCAGCCCCTCGTTCAGCTCCGTGAAAACCTACGAGCTTCTGCACCGCATCACCGGGGAGGGCCTGGCGGTGGAGTACTGCTTCAGCCGCCAGCCCTGCAGCCTCGACCCGCACATGGTGGCAGTGCAGATCCAGTTCAGCAACAACACAGACACCGAGGCCAAGAGCCTGCGCATCCAGGAGCCCAAACTCATGTCAGGCATGAGGATGCAGGAGTTCCCTGAGATCG AGGTTCTGGCTCCTGGTGAAACAGTCACTGTCAGCATGGGAATTGATTTCTGTGACTCCACGCAGGCTGCCAACTTCCAGCTGTG CACCCAAACCCGCAAATTCTATGTCTCAATCCAGCCACCAGTGGGTGAGCTGATGATGCCTGTGTTCATGAGTGAAAATGAGTTCAAGAAAGAGCAAG GTCATCTGATGGGAATGAATGAGATTAATGAGAAGCTGACTCTGGGAGAGAAATGCCAGAGTGACCACGCCATCGTCCAGAGAGTGACCTCGGCCGCCAACCTGAGCAGGGTGCCCTGCGGGTCTGACAGAGAGTACAG ATTTGCTGCTAAGACGGTGACCAGTGGCAGCCTAGTGTTGGTTACCGTGGTGACGAAAGAGGGCAAGGCGGCCCAGCTGACAGTGAACTGTGAGAAGATGGTGATTGGCACCATGCTGGTGAAGGACATTCTTCAGGCTCTGTCACAGTGA
- the LOC121299324 gene encoding AP-3 complex subunit beta-2-like isoform X6 has translation MRKAEAMSASSAYNDEKGASSNIGEPEYGHDPASGGIFSSDYKRHDDLKEMLDSNKDSLKLEAMKRIVAMIARGKNASDLFPAVVKNVACKNIEVKKLVYVYLVRYAEEQQDLALLSISTFQRGLKDPNQLIRASALRVLSSIRVTIIVPIMMLAIKEAASDMSPYVRKTAAHAIPKLYSLDPDQKDQLIEVIEKLLADKTTLVAGSVVMAFEEVCPERIDLIHKNYRKLCNLLIDVEEWGQVVIINMLTRYARTQFLNPNHNESLLEESAEKAFYGSDEEETEEKDEKEEVAALAKRKAYVMDPDHRLLLRNTKPLLQSRNAAVVMAVAQLYFHLAPKAEVGVIAKAQVRLMRSHSEVQYVVLQNVATMSIKRRGMFEPYLKSFYIRSTDPTQIKVLKLEVLTNLANETNISTILREFQTYIKSMDKDFVAASIQAIGRCATNIGEVRDTCLNGLVQLLSNRDELVVAESVVVIKKLLQMQPAQHSDIIKHMAKLTDSIQVPMARASILWLIGEYCEHVPKIAPDVLRKMAKSFTNEEDIVKLQIINLAAKLYLTNSKQTKLLTQYVLNLAKYDQNYDIRDRARFIRQLIVPTEKSGVLSKYAKKLFLALKPAPVFESPFKDRDHFQLGSLSHLLNAKATGYQELPAWPDVAPDPSVRNVEVPEWTKCSSREKRKEKVEKPFYSDSEGESGPTESADSESELPSELESGGGSGSEEGGSGSGSEESDEGSESGKEKKKKPEKIKVRKTLPESAESEHSGEEEKSVRKRKERKASSESSSEEEEESSSESSSSESESEEESESEPETKKKKKITLSKPAPKEPKNEVSLLDLDDFIPTPSPQMTPINNIVSNSLANDLQGLSFTDSSLSPTMISPSFSSVKTYELLHRITGEGLAVEYCFSRQPCSLDPHMVAVQIQFSNNTDTEAKSLRIQEPKLMSGMRMQEFPEIEVLAPGETVTVSMGIDFCDSTQAANFQLCTQTRKFYVSIQPPVGELMMPVFMSENEFKKEQGHLMGMNEINEKLTLGEKCQSDHAIVQRVTSAANLSRVPCGSDREYRFAAKTVTSGSLVLVTVVTKEGKAAQLTVNCEKMVIGTMLVKDILQALSQ, from the exons ATGATTGCCAGAGGAAAGAATGCTTCAGACCTGTTTCCGGCAGTTGTCAAGAACGTGGCCTGCAAAAACATTGAG GTGAAGAAGCTAGTGTATGTGTACCTGGTCCGGTATGCAGAGGAACAGCAAGACCTGGCGCTGCTCTCCATCTCCACCTTCCAGAGGGGGTTAAAG GACCCCAACCAGCTGATCCGAGCCAGTGCACTGCGAGTTCTCTCCAGTATTAGGGTCACCATTATCGTTCCCATCATGATGCTGGCCATCAAGGAAGCAGCGTCCGACATGTCCCCCTACGTTCGCAAGACAGCCGCCCACGCCATCCCCAAACTCTACAG tTTGGACCCAGATCAGAAGGACCAGTTGATTGAAGTTATTGAGAAGCTCTTGGCAGACAAAACAACG CTggtagcaggcagtgttgtgaTGGCGTTCGAGGAGGTCTGCCCCGAGCGGATCGATCTCATTCACAAGAACTATCGCAAGCTGTGTAACCTGCTCATTGACGTCGAGGAGTGGGGCCAGGTGGTGATCATCAACATGCTGACCCGCTACGCCAGGACCCAGTTCCTCAACCCTAACCACAAC GAGTCGCTGCTGGAGGAGAGCGCAGAGAAGGCGTTCTACGGCTCTGATGAGGAGGAGACGGAGGAGAAGGATGAGAAGGAGGAGGTGGCTGCCCTGGCCAAGAGGAAGGCCTATGTGATGGACCCTGACCATCGGTTGCTCCTGCGCAACACCAAGCCCCTGCTGCAGAGCAGGAACGCAGCG GTGGTGATGGCGGTCGCTCAGCTCTACTTCCACCTGGCTCCAAAAGCTGAGGTTGGTGTGATCGCGAAAGCCCAGGTGCGCCTGATGAGGAGCCACAG TGAGGTCCAGTATGTTGTTCTTCAGAATGTGGCAACCATGTCTATCAAGCGCAGG GGAATGTTTGAGCCATACCTGAAGAGCTTTTACATCCGGTCTACAGACCCTACCCAGATCAAAGTGCTCAAG TTGGAGGTTTTGACCAACCTGGCGAATGAAACTAACATCTCCACCATCCTAAGGGAATTTCAG ACCTACATTAAGAGCATGGACAAGGACTTTGTCGCCGCTTCCATCCAAGCCATTGGTCGCTGTGCCACCAACATCGGAGAGGTGCGGGACACCTGCCTGAATGGACTGGTGCAGCTGCTCTCAAACCGGGACG AGCTGGTGGTTGCAGAGTCAGTGGTGGTGATTAAGAAGCTGCTGCAGATGCAGCCTGCTCAGCACAGTGACATCATCAAGCACATGGCTAAACTAACTGACAGCATCCAG GTCCCTATGGCTCGGGCCAGCATCCTGTGGCTCATAGGGGAATACTGCGAACACGTTCCCAAGATCGCCCCCGACGTGCTGAGGAAGATGGCAAAGTCCTTCACCAACGAGGAAGACATCGTCAAGCTGCAGATCATCAACCTGGCTGCCAAGCTGTACCTGACCAACTCCAAACAG ACCAAACTCTTGACCCAGTATGTTCTCAACTTGGCCAAGTACGACCAGAACTATGACATCAGAGACCGAGCGCGCTTCATCCGCCAACTGATCGTCCCCACAGAGAAGAGCGGGGTCCTCAGCAAGTACGCCAAGAAGCTGTTCCTGGCCCTGAAGCCAGCGCCTGTCTTTGAGTCACCTTTTAAAG ACCGGGACCACTTCCAGCTTGGCTCACTGTCCCACCTGTTGAACGCCAAGGCCACCGGCTATCAAGAGCTGCCCGCCTGGCCAGACGTGGCCCCCGACCCATCAGTGCGCAACGTGGAG GTTCCTGAATGGACCAAGTGCAGCAGCCGTGAGAAGCGCAAGGAGAAAGTGGAGAAGCCATTCTACTCTGATTCTGAGGGAGAGTCTGGACCCACTGAATCTGCAGACAGCG AGTCGGAGCTGCCAAGTGAGTTGgagagtggaggtgggagtgggaGCGAGGAGGGCGGCTCTGGATCGGGTAGCGAGGAGAGTGACGAAGGCTCTGAGTCTGGGAAAGAGAAAAAGAAGAAGCCTGAAAAGATCAAAGTCAGGAAGACCCTACCGGAGAGCGCAGAAAG CGAGCACAGCGGAGAGGAGGAGAAGAGCGTgaggaagaggaaggagaggAAAGCTAGCTCTGAGTCTTCatctgaggaagaggaggagagctCTTCTGAAAGCAGCTCGTCCGAGTCCGAGTCGGAAGAGGAATCGGAGTCTGAGCCTGagaccaagaagaagaagaag ATCACACTTTCCAAACCGGCTCCTAAAGAACCCAAAAATGAGGTCTCCCTCCTTGACTTGGATGACT TCATCCCCACCCCATCCCCTCAGATGACCCCCATCAACAACATTGTGTCCAACAGCCTGGCCAATGACTTGCAAGGGCTGTCCTTTACTGACAGCTCCCTCTCCCCGACG ATGATCAGCCCCTCGTTCAGCTCCGTGAAAACCTACGAGCTTCTGCACCGCATCACCGGGGAGGGCCTGGCGGTGGAGTACTGCTTCAGCCGCCAGCCCTGCAGCCTCGACCCGCACATGGTGGCAGTGCAGATCCAGTTCAGCAACAACACAGACACCGAGGCCAAGAGCCTGCGCATCCAGGAGCCCAAACTCATGTCAGGCATGAGGATGCAGGAGTTCCCTGAGATCG AGGTTCTGGCTCCTGGTGAAACAGTCACTGTCAGCATGGGAATTGATTTCTGTGACTCCACGCAGGCTGCCAACTTCCAGCTGTG CACCCAAACCCGCAAATTCTATGTCTCAATCCAGCCACCAGTGGGTGAGCTGATGATGCCTGTGTTCATGAGTGAAAATGAGTTCAAGAAAGAGCAAG GTCATCTGATGGGAATGAATGAGATTAATGAGAAGCTGACTCTGGGAGAGAAATGCCAGAGTGACCACGCCATCGTCCAGAGAGTGACCTCGGCCGCCAACCTGAGCAGGGTGCCCTGCGGGTCTGACAGAGAGTACAG ATTTGCTGCTAAGACGGTGACCAGTGGCAGCCTAGTGTTGGTTACCGTGGTGACGAAAGAGGGCAAGGCGGCCCAGCTGACAGTGAACTGTGAGAAGATGGTGATTGGCACCATGCTGGTGAAGGACATTCTTCAGGCTCTGTCACAGTGA